GAATCGAATTACTGTTGTTCCCGGATTAGGAGAGAAATAGTAACTATCAGCAAGAGTATTCGGATTGATACTTAAAACAGCTTCTATTACAATAACCTGTTTATTTACCGGACCCCAGACCCCTGTGTTATCTTTGGCTCGTACATTCAAAACGTGTAATCCTAAGGGGTTTACTATGCTTACATCTGTTTTTACAAATTTTTCTACAGTGCTGCTAAAGTCTCCATCAGTAGCAGTAAATGGCAAACCATTGCCTTCTCCGGGATCGGTGTCCCAGAAATATTCAACTTGTGATAAAGTTGGTACTGCGTTAGTACCCAAAATTGCCGGATTCACATAAACCACTTGTTTATTTACAGGTCCCCATTGATTGTTGGAGTCTTTAGATCTAACGTTAAAAACGTGCAGCCCTGTGGTGGCAGGCACAGCAATTGTACTTGATGAAAATGATTCAAGATTGGCATTAAAGCTGCCATCGGTAGCATTAAAAACAATCCCATTACCTTCGCCCGGATCGGTATCCCAGAAATATTCTGTCTTTGATACTACTTGTCCCCAGGAGTTCATACAAACGCACAATAGGATTGGTAGTATATATTTAATTTTATTCATAGTCGTAAATTATAGTTTAGTTTAAAATAAAATTATTTAGTAACAGCAGTTCCGTTGGAACTGAAAGTAGTAGTTCCGTTAAAGATTGTTCTTGGCGTATTCAGGAAAAACACATGTGGTTTGCTGGTTACTCCAGTCCAGTAATTACTCCAGGCATAAGAACCACCTGTTGGTCCCATATCACTTCTTGTTAAATCGATGTCAGCAAAAGTATTATCAGGATTTCCACCATTTATAATAGTTCCCGATGCAACGCCCGTATTAGATGAAAAATTATAAGGGCCTGAAATATTGTTCGTGTTAACATCAACATTTGTTGAAATAAATGAAGTGCCTAACGTGCTCGCTTCATTGATGTTATACTGAACCAGAACATAAGGTGCAGAGGAAAGCGAATTAATTACTCCTGCCGTGCTTCCAAAATCAAAAGCATTGTTCACGATGCTAATGTTGGCTATATCCGCTGCGCTAATAGTTATGCCATATTCATTTACCTTATTCGTATAAAGAAAATTATTGTAAATTTCATTTGTGGTAGCTGCCTTAACTTTAGTTACCGTTAAACTAGGGCCACCCAAACCATCATTGATGAAGTTATTCATTACATGGAATGCATATTTACCAGACCCTAACGTTACTAAATTGTCAACATAGTTTCCAGAGGCAGGATAGGATACCTTATTGGCGATAATGTAAACATCTCCTGTTCCTGCAATAGCAAAAGTATCGTCTACCAATGTAATTCTCTTGGTAGCATTGGCCGTAACAATACCATGTACTATGCTAATCGCAGCACAATCACTACCGGTGATAGTAGCAGTTACACCTGGAGTACCAAGGTTAATGTTTCCGGCAACAAAACAATTTAAAATGTTTACATTTTGTCTTGATCCCGAAACGGCACCGCTCATAGTAATCGACTGGGTGTTGACTATGTAGGCATCCTGAATGGTTACCGTTCTGTTTTCCATGGCTTCGATGGTAATCGTACCATTAATTTCGTATTTATCTCCCTGAATCTCCGTAACAAATGTTAGTGATTTATTGACCAAAACACTTTCCTGATACGGAACGTTTCCTACTTTTGGGCGAATGATAATTCGGTCACCATCATTTGCCGCTGTAATTGCCGCTGTAATTGTTGCATAAGCACCACCTGCACCAGCATCTCTTACGATTAAGTCGGTTGCAGAAGCCATTGAGGTAAATAAACCGGCGATGGCCATAAAGAGTAATTGTTTTTTCATTTTGTTTTTTGTTTCGCTTTTCATCCCCCTACTTTAGGATCAGATTTTAGTTAATAAATTATTTTATTGGTATTAATTTCCTAGATAGTGGTTTTTTTGTTCAACCAGACTCAAATGTTGGGCTGCAAACCTACACTATTAAATCATTTTAACAAATTATTAAAAATATATAGTGCAGAGCAACTTCCTTTTTTTAATATTACACAAACGATTTATTCATTACTAATTTCAAACATTTAACTTTGATTTAAACTCATCGTAAAATAAGGATTGGTCGTTTTTCATCACTAATAAAGAACATACTCCAGACAGAATAACAGGAATGCCAGTTACTATTGAAAGGCTATAGCTTTCAAGTCCTCCAAAGTTTCTGTTAATTCCGGATGAGATACAAGAGATAACAATCAAAACTAGTACAGTAGC
The window above is part of the Flavobacterium sp. N1994 genome. Proteins encoded here:
- a CDS encoding T9SS type A sorting domain-containing protein — encoded protein: MNKIKYILPILLCVCMNSWGQVVSKTEYFWDTDPGEGNGIVFNATDGSFNANLESFSSSTIAVPATTGLHVFNVRSKDSNNQWGPVNKQVVYVNPAILGTNAVPTLSQVEYFWDTDPGEGNGLPFTATDGDFSSTVEKFVKTDVSIVNPLGLHVLNVRAKDNTGVWGPVNKQVIVIEAVLSINPNTLADSYYFSPNPGTTVIRFNKDIESVIIVDLNGRQMVTSTANNEVNIEGLAIGTYLLKVTTPEGLTFNKKMIKR